Proteins from a genomic interval of Syngnathus acus chromosome 4, fSynAcu1.2, whole genome shotgun sequence:
- the lnx1 gene encoding E3 ubiquitin-protein ligase LNX isoform X2, giving the protein MAEASAPPLEDPFCQTCLQPLDRESDSPCGHTHCQACLASYSLESNLCPTCREPLSRNFKEGSLRMNRMLDDVAVTQDQNPGDLEDHMNNSGQPEPAGATEDEPPPLVSSLDSGRQSPREDLCASCGHSHLLEENHEYIYKEEVDTDLMCHICLQPLIRPLDTPCGHTYCQECLTSFLLESDFCPVCRAPLMLQSCRKPSLLVHKLLDKLTVVCPFKDHCTQVLARCDVADHIKSRCKGASHYGLSADRKRRSQEGECTDSTSELTIATLPGDGPASAAVALLSDEAGLVNPAFDASMEEHSQSGSTGSLAARCSSKKMRSRSFRRLNRAFSVLRRTKSGTAVNHETLEERDNARNSSVPQGVLALPQLHHLIPDGEVTSIKITRADPTEPLAISIVGGNETPLVRILIQDIYREGVIARDGRLLPGDMILKVNGIDISNVSHCYAVATLKQPCQLLRLTILREQRHRYRHPHMAGVAEGHPSHGPPHQHPFRDDNVHVVLSKSAPDEQLGIKLVRRPEEPGLYIFDLLEGGLAARDGQLWVGDRVLAINGHDLRYGAPEHAALLIQASEEGVHFIVFRQVCLPAPDILQEAPWALDGPPPYSPVDIEQTLLDQKPACYEKTVTLSKEPYDSLGMAVAGGMSSRGWDLPIYVTNVDPDGVVGQEGSIRKGDILLNVNGVDLTGVTRSEAVANLKNTSSPVVLKVLEMRPPDEGLPEGELPPCLASSPDSSSKSPLPNNDYSPLWVSWLQLPRHLYSCKDIVLRRSMSGSLGFSIVGGQEEVNCNQYFFIRSIVKGTPAYNDGGIRCGDILLEVNGKSTWGMTHMALVRLLKELRGRITLTIVSWPGSLM; this is encoded by the exons ATGGCGGAGGCCTCGGCGCCGCCTCTCGAAGACCCCTTTTGCCAAACGTGCCTGCAGCCGCTGGACCGAGAGTCAGACTCGCCGTGCGGACACACCCACTGTCAGGCGTGTCTCGCCAGCTACTCGTTGGAGAGCAACCTTTGCCCGACGTGCCGCGAGCCCCTGTCGCGGAACTTCAAGGAAGGTAGTCTGCGGATGAACAGAATGCTGGACGACGTGGCTGTGACTCAAGACCAGAACCCTGGTGACCTGGAGGACCACATGAACAACAG TGGGCAGCCGGAACCTGCCGGGGCGACGGAGGATGAGCCACCTCCCCTCGTTTCCTCGCTGGATTCAGGCCGTCAGTCGCCGCGAGAAGACCTGTGCGCCTCGTGCGGCCACAGCCACCTGCTAGAGGAGAACCACGaatacatttacaaagaaGAGGTGGACACCGACCTGATGTGCCACATCTGCCTGCAGCCGCTCATCCGGCCGTTGGACACGCCTTGCGGGCACACCTACTGTCAGGAGTGCCTCACCAGCTTCCTGCTGGAGAGCGACTTCTGTCCGGTGTGCCGCGCACCGCTCATGCTGCAGAGCTGCAGGAAGCCCAGCCTGCTGGTGCACAAGCTGCTGGACAAGCTGACTGTGGTTTGCCCCTTCAAGGATCACTGCACTCAAGTCCTGGCCCGATGTGACGTGGCGGACCACATCAAAAGCAG GTGTAAAGGCGCCTCTCACTATGGACTCTCGGCGGACAGGAAGCGACGCTCTCAAGAGGGCGAGTGCACCGACAGCACATCGGAACTCACCATCGCCACGTTGCCCGGCGACGGCCCGGCATCCGCCGCCGTGGCCCTGCTGTCAGACGAGGCGGGTCTGGTCAACCCGGCCTTCGACGCCAGCATGGAAGAACACAGCCAGTCGGGCAGCACCGGCAGCCTGGCGGCCCGCTGCAGCAGCAAGAAGA TGCGGAGTCGTTCTTTCCGAAGGCTCAACCGGGCGTTCAGCGTCCTGCGGAGGACCAAGAGCGGCACTGCCGTCAACCATGAGACCTTGGAAGAACGGGACAATGCCAGGAATTCCAGCGTGCCACAAGGAG TGTTGGCTCTGCCTCAGCTCCACCACTTGATCCCCGACGGGGAAGTGACCAGTATCAAAATCACGCGGGCGGATCCGACCGAGCCGCTCGCCATCAGCATCGTCGGCGGCAACGAGACGCCGCTGGTGCGCATCCTCATTCAAGACATCTACAGGGAGGGGGTCATCGCTCGAGATGGCCGACTGCTCCCCGGGGACATGATCCTCAAG GTGAACGGCATCGACATCAGCAACGTGTCCCACTGCTACGCCGTGGCCACCCTCAAGCAGCCGTGCCAGCTCCTGCGCCTCACCATCCTCCGGGAACAGCGCCACCGCTACCGCCACCCGCACATGGCCGGCGTCGCCGAGGGCCACCCGTCGCACGGGCCGCCACATCAGCACCCCTTCCGGGACGACAACGTTCACGTGGTGCTGAGCAAAAGCGCGCCTGACGAGCAGCTGGGCATCAAGCTGGTGCGGCGGCCCGAGGAGCCCGGCCTCTACATCTTTGACCTGCTGGAGGGCGGCCTGGCGGCGCGTGACGGACAGCTGTGGGTCGGAGACCGCGTGCTGGCCATCAATGGACACGATCTGCGTTACGGAGCTCCGGAACATGCTGCTCTGCTCATACAG GCGAGCGAGGAAGGCGTCCACTTCATCGTGTTCCGCCAGGTCTGCTTGCCCGCGCCCGACATCCTCCAAGAAGCTCCGTGGGCCCTGGACGGCCCACCGCCGTATTCCCCGGTGGACATTGAGCAGACACTGCTG GACCAGAAGCCCGCCTGCTACGAGAAGACGGTGACGCTGAGCAAGGAGCCGTACGACTCGCTGGGCATGGCCGTCGCCGGTGGCATGTCAAGCCGCGGGTGGGACCTGCCCATCTACGTCACCAACGTGGACCCCGACGGAGTTGTCGGCCAGGAGGGTTCCATACGCAAAG GCGACATCTTGCTCAACGTGAACGGCGTGGACCTGACGGGGGTGACGCGGAGCGAAGCCGTGGCCAATCTGAAGAACACCTCCTCGCCCGTGGTGCTCAAAGTCCTGGAGATGCGACCCCCCGATGAGGGTCTGCCAGAGGGCGAGCTGCCGCCCTGCCTGGCGTCCTCGCCCGACAGCAGCTCCAAGAGCCCGCTGCCCAACAACGACTACTCCCCGCTGTGGGTGTCGTGGCTGCAGCTGCCCAG GCACTTGTACAGCTGCAAGGACATCGTGCTGCGACGGAGCATGTCGGGCAGCCTGGGGTTCAGCATTGTGGGGGGCCAGGAGGAAGTCAACTGCAACCAGTACTTTTTTATACGCTCTATCGTCAAGGGCACGCCAGCCTACAACGACGGCGGGATAAG GTGCGGCGACATCTTGCTGGAGGTGAACGGGAAGAGTACGTGGGGCATGACCCACATGGCGTTGGTACGTCTCCTCAAGGAACTTCGGGGAAGAATCACGTTGACCATCGTGTCGTGGCCGGGAAGCCTGATGTGA
- the lnx1 gene encoding E3 ubiquitin-protein ligase LNX isoform X1 encodes MAEASAPPLEDPFCQTCLQPLDRESDSPCGHTHCQACLASYSLESNLCPTCREPLSRNFKEGSLRMNRMLDDVAVTQDQNPGDLEDHMNNSGQPEPAGATEDEPPPLVSSLDSGRQSPREDLCASCGHSHLLEENHEYIYKEEVDTDLMCHICLQPLIRPLDTPCGHTYCQECLTSFLLESDFCPVCRAPLMLQSCRKPSLLVHKLLDKLTVVCPFKDHCTQVLARCDVADHIKSRCKGASHYGLSADRKRRSQEGECTDSTSELTIATLPGDGPASAAVALLSDEAGLVNPAFDASMEEHSQSGSTGSLAARCSSKKSELRSRSFRRLNRAFSVLRRTKSGTAVNHETLEERDNARNSSVPQGVLALPQLHHLIPDGEVTSIKITRADPTEPLAISIVGGNETPLVRILIQDIYREGVIARDGRLLPGDMILKVNGIDISNVSHCYAVATLKQPCQLLRLTILREQRHRYRHPHMAGVAEGHPSHGPPHQHPFRDDNVHVVLSKSAPDEQLGIKLVRRPEEPGLYIFDLLEGGLAARDGQLWVGDRVLAINGHDLRYGAPEHAALLIQASEEGVHFIVFRQVCLPAPDILQEAPWALDGPPPYSPVDIEQTLLDQKPACYEKTVTLSKEPYDSLGMAVAGGMSSRGWDLPIYVTNVDPDGVVGQEGSIRKGDILLNVNGVDLTGVTRSEAVANLKNTSSPVVLKVLEMRPPDEGLPEGELPPCLASSPDSSSKSPLPNNDYSPLWVSWLQLPRHLYSCKDIVLRRSMSGSLGFSIVGGQEEVNCNQYFFIRSIVKGTPAYNDGGIRCGDILLEVNGKSTWGMTHMALVRLLKELRGRITLTIVSWPGSLM; translated from the exons ATGGCGGAGGCCTCGGCGCCGCCTCTCGAAGACCCCTTTTGCCAAACGTGCCTGCAGCCGCTGGACCGAGAGTCAGACTCGCCGTGCGGACACACCCACTGTCAGGCGTGTCTCGCCAGCTACTCGTTGGAGAGCAACCTTTGCCCGACGTGCCGCGAGCCCCTGTCGCGGAACTTCAAGGAAGGTAGTCTGCGGATGAACAGAATGCTGGACGACGTGGCTGTGACTCAAGACCAGAACCCTGGTGACCTGGAGGACCACATGAACAACAG TGGGCAGCCGGAACCTGCCGGGGCGACGGAGGATGAGCCACCTCCCCTCGTTTCCTCGCTGGATTCAGGCCGTCAGTCGCCGCGAGAAGACCTGTGCGCCTCGTGCGGCCACAGCCACCTGCTAGAGGAGAACCACGaatacatttacaaagaaGAGGTGGACACCGACCTGATGTGCCACATCTGCCTGCAGCCGCTCATCCGGCCGTTGGACACGCCTTGCGGGCACACCTACTGTCAGGAGTGCCTCACCAGCTTCCTGCTGGAGAGCGACTTCTGTCCGGTGTGCCGCGCACCGCTCATGCTGCAGAGCTGCAGGAAGCCCAGCCTGCTGGTGCACAAGCTGCTGGACAAGCTGACTGTGGTTTGCCCCTTCAAGGATCACTGCACTCAAGTCCTGGCCCGATGTGACGTGGCGGACCACATCAAAAGCAG GTGTAAAGGCGCCTCTCACTATGGACTCTCGGCGGACAGGAAGCGACGCTCTCAAGAGGGCGAGTGCACCGACAGCACATCGGAACTCACCATCGCCACGTTGCCCGGCGACGGCCCGGCATCCGCCGCCGTGGCCCTGCTGTCAGACGAGGCGGGTCTGGTCAACCCGGCCTTCGACGCCAGCATGGAAGAACACAGCCAGTCGGGCAGCACCGGCAGCCTGGCGGCCCGCTGCAGCAGCAAGAAGAGTGAGT TGCGGAGTCGTTCTTTCCGAAGGCTCAACCGGGCGTTCAGCGTCCTGCGGAGGACCAAGAGCGGCACTGCCGTCAACCATGAGACCTTGGAAGAACGGGACAATGCCAGGAATTCCAGCGTGCCACAAGGAG TGTTGGCTCTGCCTCAGCTCCACCACTTGATCCCCGACGGGGAAGTGACCAGTATCAAAATCACGCGGGCGGATCCGACCGAGCCGCTCGCCATCAGCATCGTCGGCGGCAACGAGACGCCGCTGGTGCGCATCCTCATTCAAGACATCTACAGGGAGGGGGTCATCGCTCGAGATGGCCGACTGCTCCCCGGGGACATGATCCTCAAG GTGAACGGCATCGACATCAGCAACGTGTCCCACTGCTACGCCGTGGCCACCCTCAAGCAGCCGTGCCAGCTCCTGCGCCTCACCATCCTCCGGGAACAGCGCCACCGCTACCGCCACCCGCACATGGCCGGCGTCGCCGAGGGCCACCCGTCGCACGGGCCGCCACATCAGCACCCCTTCCGGGACGACAACGTTCACGTGGTGCTGAGCAAAAGCGCGCCTGACGAGCAGCTGGGCATCAAGCTGGTGCGGCGGCCCGAGGAGCCCGGCCTCTACATCTTTGACCTGCTGGAGGGCGGCCTGGCGGCGCGTGACGGACAGCTGTGGGTCGGAGACCGCGTGCTGGCCATCAATGGACACGATCTGCGTTACGGAGCTCCGGAACATGCTGCTCTGCTCATACAG GCGAGCGAGGAAGGCGTCCACTTCATCGTGTTCCGCCAGGTCTGCTTGCCCGCGCCCGACATCCTCCAAGAAGCTCCGTGGGCCCTGGACGGCCCACCGCCGTATTCCCCGGTGGACATTGAGCAGACACTGCTG GACCAGAAGCCCGCCTGCTACGAGAAGACGGTGACGCTGAGCAAGGAGCCGTACGACTCGCTGGGCATGGCCGTCGCCGGTGGCATGTCAAGCCGCGGGTGGGACCTGCCCATCTACGTCACCAACGTGGACCCCGACGGAGTTGTCGGCCAGGAGGGTTCCATACGCAAAG GCGACATCTTGCTCAACGTGAACGGCGTGGACCTGACGGGGGTGACGCGGAGCGAAGCCGTGGCCAATCTGAAGAACACCTCCTCGCCCGTGGTGCTCAAAGTCCTGGAGATGCGACCCCCCGATGAGGGTCTGCCAGAGGGCGAGCTGCCGCCCTGCCTGGCGTCCTCGCCCGACAGCAGCTCCAAGAGCCCGCTGCCCAACAACGACTACTCCCCGCTGTGGGTGTCGTGGCTGCAGCTGCCCAG GCACTTGTACAGCTGCAAGGACATCGTGCTGCGACGGAGCATGTCGGGCAGCCTGGGGTTCAGCATTGTGGGGGGCCAGGAGGAAGTCAACTGCAACCAGTACTTTTTTATACGCTCTATCGTCAAGGGCACGCCAGCCTACAACGACGGCGGGATAAG GTGCGGCGACATCTTGCTGGAGGTGAACGGGAAGAGTACGTGGGGCATGACCCACATGGCGTTGGTACGTCTCCTCAAGGAACTTCGGGGAAGAATCACGTTGACCATCGTGTCGTGGCCGGGAAGCCTGATGTGA
- the lnx1 gene encoding E3 ubiquitin-protein ligase LNX isoform X3, translated as MKALLLLVLPWLSPANYTDNLGNLHILYSELCKGASHYGLSADRKRRSQEGECTDSTSELTIATLPGDGPASAAVALLSDEAGLVNPAFDASMEEHSQSGSTGSLAARCSSKKSELRSRSFRRLNRAFSVLRRTKSGTAVNHETLEERDNARNSSVPQGVLALPQLHHLIPDGEVTSIKITRADPTEPLAISIVGGNETPLVRILIQDIYREGVIARDGRLLPGDMILKVNGIDISNVSHCYAVATLKQPCQLLRLTILREQRHRYRHPHMAGVAEGHPSHGPPHQHPFRDDNVHVVLSKSAPDEQLGIKLVRRPEEPGLYIFDLLEGGLAARDGQLWVGDRVLAINGHDLRYGAPEHAALLIQASEEGVHFIVFRQVCLPAPDILQEAPWALDGPPPYSPVDIEQTLLDQKPACYEKTVTLSKEPYDSLGMAVAGGMSSRGWDLPIYVTNVDPDGVVGQEGSIRKGDILLNVNGVDLTGVTRSEAVANLKNTSSPVVLKVLEMRPPDEGLPEGELPPCLASSPDSSSKSPLPNNDYSPLWVSWLQLPRHLYSCKDIVLRRSMSGSLGFSIVGGQEEVNCNQYFFIRSIVKGTPAYNDGGIRCGDILLEVNGKSTWGMTHMALVRLLKELRGRITLTIVSWPGSLM; from the exons ATGAAGGCTCTGTTGCTGCTGGTTCTGCCTTGGCTCAGCCCGGCCAACTACACTGACAATTTGGGCAACCTGCACATCCTCTATTCCGAGCT GTGTAAAGGCGCCTCTCACTATGGACTCTCGGCGGACAGGAAGCGACGCTCTCAAGAGGGCGAGTGCACCGACAGCACATCGGAACTCACCATCGCCACGTTGCCCGGCGACGGCCCGGCATCCGCCGCCGTGGCCCTGCTGTCAGACGAGGCGGGTCTGGTCAACCCGGCCTTCGACGCCAGCATGGAAGAACACAGCCAGTCGGGCAGCACCGGCAGCCTGGCGGCCCGCTGCAGCAGCAAGAAGAGTGAGT TGCGGAGTCGTTCTTTCCGAAGGCTCAACCGGGCGTTCAGCGTCCTGCGGAGGACCAAGAGCGGCACTGCCGTCAACCATGAGACCTTGGAAGAACGGGACAATGCCAGGAATTCCAGCGTGCCACAAGGAG TGTTGGCTCTGCCTCAGCTCCACCACTTGATCCCCGACGGGGAAGTGACCAGTATCAAAATCACGCGGGCGGATCCGACCGAGCCGCTCGCCATCAGCATCGTCGGCGGCAACGAGACGCCGCTGGTGCGCATCCTCATTCAAGACATCTACAGGGAGGGGGTCATCGCTCGAGATGGCCGACTGCTCCCCGGGGACATGATCCTCAAG GTGAACGGCATCGACATCAGCAACGTGTCCCACTGCTACGCCGTGGCCACCCTCAAGCAGCCGTGCCAGCTCCTGCGCCTCACCATCCTCCGGGAACAGCGCCACCGCTACCGCCACCCGCACATGGCCGGCGTCGCCGAGGGCCACCCGTCGCACGGGCCGCCACATCAGCACCCCTTCCGGGACGACAACGTTCACGTGGTGCTGAGCAAAAGCGCGCCTGACGAGCAGCTGGGCATCAAGCTGGTGCGGCGGCCCGAGGAGCCCGGCCTCTACATCTTTGACCTGCTGGAGGGCGGCCTGGCGGCGCGTGACGGACAGCTGTGGGTCGGAGACCGCGTGCTGGCCATCAATGGACACGATCTGCGTTACGGAGCTCCGGAACATGCTGCTCTGCTCATACAG GCGAGCGAGGAAGGCGTCCACTTCATCGTGTTCCGCCAGGTCTGCTTGCCCGCGCCCGACATCCTCCAAGAAGCTCCGTGGGCCCTGGACGGCCCACCGCCGTATTCCCCGGTGGACATTGAGCAGACACTGCTG GACCAGAAGCCCGCCTGCTACGAGAAGACGGTGACGCTGAGCAAGGAGCCGTACGACTCGCTGGGCATGGCCGTCGCCGGTGGCATGTCAAGCCGCGGGTGGGACCTGCCCATCTACGTCACCAACGTGGACCCCGACGGAGTTGTCGGCCAGGAGGGTTCCATACGCAAAG GCGACATCTTGCTCAACGTGAACGGCGTGGACCTGACGGGGGTGACGCGGAGCGAAGCCGTGGCCAATCTGAAGAACACCTCCTCGCCCGTGGTGCTCAAAGTCCTGGAGATGCGACCCCCCGATGAGGGTCTGCCAGAGGGCGAGCTGCCGCCCTGCCTGGCGTCCTCGCCCGACAGCAGCTCCAAGAGCCCGCTGCCCAACAACGACTACTCCCCGCTGTGGGTGTCGTGGCTGCAGCTGCCCAG GCACTTGTACAGCTGCAAGGACATCGTGCTGCGACGGAGCATGTCGGGCAGCCTGGGGTTCAGCATTGTGGGGGGCCAGGAGGAAGTCAACTGCAACCAGTACTTTTTTATACGCTCTATCGTCAAGGGCACGCCAGCCTACAACGACGGCGGGATAAG GTGCGGCGACATCTTGCTGGAGGTGAACGGGAAGAGTACGTGGGGCATGACCCACATGGCGTTGGTACGTCTCCTCAAGGAACTTCGGGGAAGAATCACGTTGACCATCGTGTCGTGGCCGGGAAGCCTGATGTGA